One Mycolicibacter sp. MU0083 DNA window includes the following coding sequences:
- a CDS encoding PGRS repeat-containing protein: MSGSRREVRSGRAGAGRRERAMGAAASAGAFLAFGLMPLSAAPVAQADIDDFLTDLLDPTSWSAPSGGFDALFGDSDGIAGAADESGAELAQMWDTYFYTPLHDSLQDWINSDFGAQVNGVINALFAPLTEGACGLICNGADGTEDSVDGQTGGLWFGDGGNGWTSDVEGVAGGNGGHAGGWGNGGDGGAGGLGADGGNGGHGGEMWGHGGRGGDGGAATATLAAGNGGDGGSSGQAQDFFGMGAVGNGGDGGIGGAGYTGAAGSFTNGDGNGGNGTNGGNGGNGGAGSSLLGIGGNGGAGGAAGNGGAGAAGTATNINGGNGGSGAAPGTGGAGGTGATLFGAGGSDGTRGGGGNGGNGGDGYDAATDADAAAGAIGGNGGAGGDGGEYGDGGNGGAGGSGADGAAGSAGTATDIDGGNGTDGGRGGSGGDGGAGGAGAGNAGAGGAGGNGGSGGAGGDGVEGTDGADADAGTGGDGGNGTDGGSGGNGGTGAAGGNGGAGGVAQADGYSDGAAGAGGRGGDGGAAGNAGDGGDGGAGAAGGTADTAGNGGDGGNAGDAGTAGSGGSGGVSGDGSSTAADGAAGAAATAVGNGGNGGDGANGQVVDTEDGAIAQDGGNGGAGGSAGLVGDGGNGGNGGRGVDGTGGNPPAQNIPPAADAGTDVPASEGEPGGIGADGGDGSNGATPGQAGGRGGSGGTFFGPTDDAIGGNGGDGGDGGLGAAGGHGGFGGTVFDGEPGVNGTGGIGGDGGDGGAGGVGGNGGNGGNGDVGAGGDGTGGAGGNGGNGGTGAAGGNGGDGGYGDTSGVGDALGGAGGQGGNGGDGASGTGGSNGGAGGAGGAGGTVSGVGGNGGIGGDGGNGADGDVGGVGGNGGSGGIASNGETSIGGDGGDGGDGGAGGDGGDGGDGGNGGIAGTGADGAGTAGDGGSAGTAGAGAAGGAAGSGGSGGTAGSPSGAIVADGADGADGTAGAHGADGTAGQAGTPGQP, from the coding sequence ATGAGTGGTTCTCGGCGTGAAGTGCGGTCCGGCCGGGCGGGGGCGGGTCGACGGGAACGGGCCATGGGTGCCGCCGCGTCGGCGGGGGCGTTCCTGGCGTTCGGCCTGATGCCGTTGAGCGCGGCGCCGGTGGCACAGGCCGACATCGACGACTTCCTGACCGATCTGCTGGACCCCACTTCCTGGAGCGCGCCGTCCGGCGGGTTCGACGCCCTGTTCGGCGACTCCGACGGGATCGCCGGCGCCGCCGACGAATCCGGAGCGGAACTGGCCCAGATGTGGGACACCTACTTCTACACGCCCCTGCACGACAGCCTGCAGGATTGGATCAACTCCGACTTCGGGGCCCAGGTCAACGGCGTGATCAATGCGCTGTTCGCGCCGCTGACCGAGGGAGCGTGCGGCCTGATCTGCAACGGTGCCGACGGCACCGAGGACAGCGTCGACGGCCAGACCGGTGGGCTGTGGTTCGGCGACGGCGGCAACGGCTGGACCTCGGACGTCGAGGGGGTGGCCGGCGGTAACGGCGGTCATGCCGGTGGTTGGGGCAACGGCGGTGACGGCGGTGCCGGCGGCCTGGGCGCCGACGGCGGCAACGGCGGTCACGGCGGCGAGATGTGGGGTCACGGCGGCCGCGGCGGCGACGGCGGTGCTGCCACCGCGACCCTGGCGGCCGGCAACGGCGGCGACGGCGGTTCGTCGGGTCAGGCCCAGGACTTCTTCGGTATGGGAGCGGTGGGCAACGGCGGCGACGGCGGCATCGGCGGCGCGGGCTACACCGGAGCCGCCGGGTCCTTCACCAACGGAGACGGCAACGGCGGCAACGGAACCAACGGCGGCAACGGCGGCAACGGTGGCGCCGGCTCGTCGCTGTTGGGCATCGGTGGCAACGGCGGTGCCGGTGGGGCGGCGGGCAACGGCGGTGCGGGAGCAGCGGGGACGGCGACGAACATCAACGGCGGCAACGGCGGCAGCGGCGCGGCCCCCGGCACCGGGGGCGCCGGGGGCACTGGAGCGACCCTGTTCGGCGCCGGCGGTAGCGACGGAACCCGCGGCGGCGGCGGTAACGGCGGCAACGGCGGTGACGGCTACGACGCGGCGACCGACGCCGACGCGGCGGCCGGCGCGATCGGTGGCAACGGTGGGGCCGGCGGTGACGGCGGTGAGTACGGCGACGGCGGTAACGGTGGCGCCGGCGGCAGCGGTGCCGACGGCGCCGCGGGCAGCGCGGGAACCGCGACCGACATCGACGGCGGGAACGGCACCGACGGCGGCCGCGGCGGCAGCGGCGGTGACGGCGGTGCCGGCGGGGCCGGCGCCGGTAACGCGGGGGCCGGCGGCGCGGGCGGCAACGGCGGTAGCGGTGGTGCCGGTGGCGACGGTGTAGAGGGCACCGACGGCGCCGACGCCGACGCGGGAACCGGTGGCGACGGCGGCAACGGCACCGACGGCGGCAGCGGCGGCAACGGTGGCACCGGTGCGGCCGGCGGCAACGGTGGTGCCGGTGGCGTGGCCCAGGCCGACGGGTACAGCGACGGTGCGGCCGGCGCGGGCGGCCGGGGCGGCGACGGCGGCGCCGCGGGTAATGCCGGCGACGGCGGCGACGGCGGCGCGGGTGCGGCCGGCGGCACAGCGGACACCGCCGGCAACGGTGGTGACGGCGGCAATGCGGGCGACGCCGGTACCGCCGGCAGCGGCGGCAGTGGTGGGGTCAGCGGTGACGGCAGCAGCACCGCTGCGGACGGGGCGGCGGGTGCCGCCGCCACCGCAGTCGGCAACGGCGGCAACGGTGGTGACGGCGCGAACGGTCAGGTCGTCGACACCGAGGACGGCGCGATCGCCCAGGACGGCGGCAACGGTGGCGCCGGCGGGTCGGCCGGCTTGGTCGGCGACGGCGGTAACGGCGGCAACGGGGGGCGCGGCGTCGACGGAACCGGCGGCAACCCGCCGGCGCAGAACATCCCGCCGGCCGCCGACGCCGGTACCGACGTGCCCGCCAGTGAGGGGGAGCCCGGCGGTATCGGAGCCGACGGCGGTGACGGCAGCAATGGGGCCACCCCCGGGCAGGCCGGCGGCCGCGGCGGCAGTGGTGGCACGTTCTTCGGGCCGACCGACGACGCCATCGGTGGCAACGGTGGTGACGGCGGCGACGGTGGTCTCGGCGCCGCCGGTGGCCACGGCGGCTTCGGTGGCACGGTGTTCGACGGCGAGCCGGGGGTCAACGGCACCGGTGGGATCGGCGGTGACGGCGGTGACGGTGGTGCCGGCGGCGTCGGCGGTAACGGTGGCAACGGTGGCAACGGCGACGTCGGCGCCGGCGGTGACGGTACCGGCGGTGCGGGCGGTAACGGCGGTAACGGCGGTACCGGGGCCGCCGGTGGAAACGGCGGTGACGGCGGCTACGGCGACACCTCCGGCGTCGGCGATGCCTTGGGCGGGGCCGGCGGCCAAGGCGGTAACGGCGGGGACGGCGCCAGCGGAACCGGCGGCAGCAACGGCGGCGCCGGGGGTGCCGGAGGTGCCGGCGGAACGGTGAGCGGTGTCGGCGGCAACGGCGGGATCGGCGGCGACGGCGGCAACGGCGCGGACGGTGACGTCGGCGGTGTCGGCGGCAACGGGGGCAGCGGCGGCATTGCCAGCAACGGCGAGACGTCCATCGGCGGTGACGGCGGTGATGGCGGCGATGGCGGTGCCGGCGGCGACGGCGGTGATGGCGGCGACGGTGGTAACGGCGGGATCGCCGGCACCGGTGCCGACGGCGCCGGTACCGCGGGTGACGGCGGAAGTGCGGGCACGGCCGGCGCCGGCGCGGCGGGCGGCGCCGCAGGATCGGGCGGATCCGGCGGGACCGCGGGCAGTCCCAGCGGTGCGATTGTCGCCGACGGCGCCGACGGTGCCGACGGCACCGCCGGGGCACATGGCGCCGACGGCACCGCGGGGCAGGCCGGAACACCCGGCCAGCCCTGA
- a CDS encoding chorismate mutase yields the protein MRSLSTYAAGLTSAIGVVALLAAVPAARADDPPPLTELVDAAAQRLLVADDVAAVKWRTGAAIEDPARVARQLEALTADAAGAGLDPDYVRRIFTDQIAATEAAEHHRFDQWTRDPDAAPQTGPELADSRARIDGFNRAMLAQIGAHWELLHSADCAAELDAATRTVGDAHHLEEFYRQALSAATRDYCPR from the coding sequence ATGCGGTCATTATCGACATACGCAGCGGGGCTGACGTCGGCGATCGGCGTGGTCGCCCTGCTCGCCGCGGTACCGGCGGCCCGCGCCGACGACCCGCCGCCACTGACCGAACTCGTCGACGCCGCCGCCCAACGGCTACTGGTCGCCGACGACGTGGCGGCCGTCAAATGGCGGACCGGAGCCGCCATCGAGGATCCGGCCCGGGTCGCCCGACAACTGGAGGCGCTGACCGCCGACGCCGCCGGCGCGGGCCTGGACCCCGACTATGTGCGGCGGATCTTCACCGACCAGATCGCGGCGACCGAAGCCGCCGAGCACCACCGATTCGACCAGTGGACCCGGGATCCCGACGCCGCCCCGCAGACCGGCCCCGAACTGGCGGACTCCCGGGCCCGCATCGACGGATTCAACCGGGCCATGCTCGCCCAGATCGGGGCACACTGGGAGCTGCTGCACTCCGCGGACTGCGCCGCCGAACTGGACGCCGCGACCCGAACCGTCGGCGACGCACATCATCTCGAGGAGTTCTACCGGCAGGCGCTGTCCGCGGCGACGCGGGACTACTGCCCGCGCTGA
- a CDS encoding SDR family NAD(P)-dependent oxidoreductase produces the protein MGVRSRWTASDVPDQTGRVAVITGSNTGIGYPTALALAKHGATVVLAVRDADKGAAAADRIRRSCPQAAVEVQPLDLSSLESVRAAAAALKSAHRRIDLLINNAGVMYTPKQTTVDGFELQFGTNHLGHFALTGLLLPQLIRVKGSRVVTVSSMAHRIMAAIHFDDLQWENGYNRIAAYGQSKLANLMFTYELQRRLAAKRKPTIAVAAHPGTANTELTRYLPPFFRPADRLLMPLVIQSAAMGALPTLRAATDPEVTGGQYYGPGGIGEQRGHPKPVEASRQAHDIELQQRLWAVSQELTGIRFPV, from the coding sequence ATGGGTGTCCGGAGCAGGTGGACGGCTTCCGACGTACCGGATCAGACCGGCCGCGTCGCGGTAATCACCGGCTCCAATACCGGAATCGGCTATCCCACCGCCCTCGCACTCGCCAAGCACGGTGCGACGGTGGTGCTGGCGGTGCGGGACGCCGACAAGGGCGCCGCGGCAGCCGACCGGATCAGGCGATCCTGCCCGCAGGCAGCGGTGGAAGTGCAGCCACTGGATCTGAGTTCACTGGAGTCGGTCCGCGCCGCCGCTGCCGCACTGAAAAGCGCCCACCGGCGCATCGACCTGCTGATCAACAACGCCGGCGTCATGTACACCCCCAAGCAGACCACCGTCGACGGGTTCGAATTGCAGTTCGGCACCAATCATTTGGGACATTTCGCGCTGACCGGACTGTTGCTACCGCAGCTGATCCGGGTCAAGGGTTCCCGGGTGGTGACGGTCAGCAGCATGGCGCATCGGATCATGGCGGCGATCCACTTCGACGACCTGCAGTGGGAGAACGGCTACAACCGGATCGCGGCCTACGGGCAGTCCAAACTGGCCAATCTGATGTTCACCTACGAGCTGCAGCGGCGGCTGGCCGCCAAGCGCAAGCCGACCATCGCGGTGGCGGCGCATCCCGGCACCGCCAACACCGAGCTGACCCGCTATCTGCCGCCGTTCTTCCGGCCCGCCGACCGACTGCTGATGCCGTTGGTCATCCAGAGCGCCGCCATGGGCGCGCTGCCGACGTTGCGGGCCGCCACCGATCCCGAGGTCACCGGCGGCCAGTATTACGGCCCGGGCGGCATCGGCGAGCAGCGCGGACATCCCAAACCGGTCGAAGCGAGCAGGCAGGCGCACGACATCGAGTTGCAGCAGCGACTCTGGGCGGTCTCGCAGGAGCTGACAGGAATCCGTTTCCCCGTCTAG
- a CDS encoding PH domain-containing protein: MAEHADRPTAITLVDPTNPPSSRAPLVWAMIGAVPWLILAVLQLGWAVADERFAWLHVGALVVTALGLVVSTVVAPLWRYRVHRWDISDQAVYTRTGWLVQERRIAPISRVQTVDTYRGPLDRLLGLANVRVTTASSAGAVHIVALDTAVADWVVAQLTDSAALGIEDAT, from the coding sequence ATGGCCGAGCACGCAGACCGCCCGACGGCGATCACCCTGGTCGATCCCACCAATCCTCCCAGTTCCCGTGCCCCGCTGGTCTGGGCGATGATCGGCGCGGTGCCCTGGCTGATCCTGGCCGTGCTGCAACTGGGTTGGGCGGTCGCCGACGAGCGGTTCGCCTGGCTGCACGTCGGCGCGCTCGTCGTCACCGCACTGGGACTGGTGGTCTCGACGGTGGTCGCGCCGCTGTGGCGTTATCGCGTACACCGCTGGGACATCAGCGATCAGGCGGTCTACACCCGCACCGGCTGGCTGGTGCAGGAGCGCCGGATCGCACCGATCTCGCGGGTACAGACCGTCGACACCTACCGGGGACCGCTGGACCGCCTGTTGGGGTTGGCCAACGTGCGGGTGACCACCGCGTCGTCGGCGGGCGCGGTGCACATCGTGGCGTTGGACACCGCGGTCGCCGACTGGGTGGTGGCGCAGTTGACCGACAGCGCCGCCCTGGGCATCGAGGACGCCACCTGA
- the focA gene encoding formate transporter FocA — MALPTTPNSTEPRHVAMLTPAQMAQAAEDALFAKATYPPHKSFLLGLTAGGYIALGFIFYVTSQVGAETLPWGVAKVLGGFVFATGLALVVLTGADLFTSSTMTLTARASGRINTRQLLTNWVVVYFANFLGALTMVALVYFGGSWHNAKGAWGAVVLNTALTKLHHTWLEAFCLGVLCNLMVCLAVWVAYGGRTTTDKVLAVTMPIALFVACGFEHCVANMFMVPLGIAIRGGAGADFWAATELDPAKFAGLTWSNFVTENLIPVTLGNIVGGGLMIGILYWTIFSFPARRTPDAP, encoded by the coding sequence ATGGCTTTGCCCACCACACCGAATTCGACCGAGCCCCGCCACGTCGCGATGCTCACCCCCGCCCAGATGGCCCAGGCGGCCGAGGACGCGCTGTTCGCCAAGGCCACCTACCCGCCGCACAAGTCGTTCCTGTTGGGACTGACCGCCGGCGGCTACATCGCGCTGGGCTTCATCTTCTACGTCACCAGTCAAGTCGGCGCCGAGACGCTGCCGTGGGGAGTCGCCAAGGTGCTGGGCGGTTTCGTCTTCGCTACCGGCCTGGCCCTGGTGGTGCTCACCGGGGCGGACCTGTTCACCTCCTCGACCATGACACTGACCGCGCGGGCCAGCGGCCGGATCAACACGCGCCAACTGTTGACGAACTGGGTGGTGGTGTACTTCGCGAACTTCCTCGGCGCGCTGACCATGGTCGCGCTGGTCTACTTCGGCGGGAGCTGGCACAACGCGAAGGGCGCCTGGGGTGCGGTGGTGCTCAACACCGCGCTGACCAAACTGCATCACACCTGGCTCGAGGCGTTCTGTCTCGGCGTGCTGTGCAACCTGATGGTCTGCCTGGCGGTGTGGGTGGCCTACGGGGGACGCACCACCACCGACAAGGTGCTGGCGGTGACGATGCCGATCGCGCTGTTCGTGGCCTGCGGATTCGAGCACTGCGTGGCCAACATGTTCATGGTCCCGCTGGGCATCGCGATCCGCGGCGGCGCCGGCGCTGATTTCTGGGCGGCCACCGAGTTGGACCCGGCGAAGTTCGCCGGCCTCACCTGGTCGAATTTCGTCACCGAGAACCTGATCCCGGTGACGCTGGGCAATATCGTCGGCGGCGGGCTGATGATCGGCATCCTGTACTGGACCATCTTCTCGTTCCCGGCCCGCCGAACCCCCGACGCGCCCTAG
- a CDS encoding phosphatidylserine decarboxylase has translation MARRPRAADDPGGLRHLIELVRSTVPPMHPAGLPFVGGALGLALVGHRLPWLRGAGLVAAGACAGFFRHPHRVPPTRPGVVVAPADGVVCLVDTAPPPPELDLPDAPLQRISIFMSVFDAHVQRAPVGGEVLEVLHRAGRFGSADRPEATEDNERNSVRIRTAGGAEVIAVQVAGLVARRIRCDIRPGDHLAIGDTYGLIRFGSRLDVYLPVGTRPLVGIGQRMVAGETVLAELS, from the coding sequence ATGGCCCGACGCCCCCGCGCAGCAGATGATCCCGGCGGCCTTCGACATCTGATCGAGCTGGTGCGCTCGACGGTGCCGCCGATGCACCCCGCCGGTCTGCCGTTCGTCGGCGGAGCGCTGGGGCTGGCATTGGTGGGTCACCGGCTGCCGTGGCTGCGTGGCGCCGGTCTGGTGGCCGCGGGTGCCTGCGCGGGATTCTTCCGGCATCCGCATCGGGTGCCGCCGACGCGTCCCGGCGTGGTGGTCGCGCCCGCGGACGGCGTGGTCTGCCTGGTCGATACCGCTCCTCCGCCCCCGGAACTGGACCTGCCCGACGCACCGCTGCAGCGCATCAGCATCTTCATGTCGGTCTTCGACGCGCACGTGCAGCGCGCCCCGGTCGGCGGCGAGGTGCTCGAGGTGCTGCACCGGGCCGGCCGGTTCGGGTCGGCGGACCGCCCCGAGGCCACCGAGGACAACGAACGCAACAGTGTGCGCATCCGCACCGCCGGCGGCGCCGAGGTGATCGCCGTGCAGGTCGCGGGATTGGTCGCGCGCCGCATCCGCTGCGATATCCGGCCCGGCGATCATCTGGCGATCGGTGACACCTACGGCTTGATCCGGTTCGGGTCGCGACTGGACGTCTACCTGCCGGTGGGCACCCGGCCGCTGGTCGGTATCGGCCAGCGCATGGTTGCCGGCGAGACCGTGTTGGCCGAGCTGTCATGA
- a CDS encoding PH domain-containing protein yields MAREPGWLRLSPRMLLVHPLHEALRELPLLIAVVVFGSATDNRFWLPVVIGVIAVVGVTRWFTTSYRIDPDPEGRVQLRTGLLGRKVLSVPRNRIRSVETDARLLHRLLGLTVLRVSTGQHAAGDGAFELNAVDSTQVPVLRAALLAHTGQPERTAAPARSKVLARWQPSWLRYSPLSLSGLVMVAAAVGALLQSGVWAALQDSPVTGSWVLAAERFGVQQGIAVLAALLVVISMLLAVLRSLVTYGNLVLSRRSGAHGDVLALSYGMLRVREHNYDMRRLRGGTLRRPLLVRLFGGARLDAAMTGVNGEGESSILLPPCPRATAEEVLTGLVGDRVVVAGPLRRHGPAATRRRWTRALLLPAAAGIGLLVAQVVGVAPSWGWPTWAALTVGAALLAADRVRALGHRVDSRWLTARTGSWEQRRYCIETAGIVGWTVRQSWFQRRAGVATLIAATAAGVKAYRVIDVPAEWAWSVAAEASPWVAGSHWVR; encoded by the coding sequence ATGGCCCGGGAGCCGGGCTGGCTGCGGCTGAGCCCGCGGATGCTGCTGGTGCATCCGCTGCACGAGGCGCTGCGCGAACTGCCGCTGCTGATCGCGGTGGTGGTGTTCGGCTCGGCGACCGATAACAGGTTCTGGCTGCCGGTGGTGATCGGCGTGATCGCCGTCGTGGGTGTGACGCGCTGGTTCACCACCAGCTACCGCATCGACCCCGACCCCGAAGGCCGGGTGCAGTTGCGGACGGGCTTGTTGGGCCGCAAGGTGCTCTCGGTGCCGCGCAACCGGATTCGCTCGGTGGAGACCGACGCCCGGCTGTTGCACCGGCTGCTGGGTCTGACGGTGCTGCGGGTCAGCACCGGCCAACACGCCGCCGGTGACGGCGCCTTCGAACTCAACGCGGTCGACAGCACCCAGGTGCCGGTATTGCGTGCGGCGCTGCTGGCGCACACCGGACAGCCCGAGCGCACGGCGGCGCCGGCGCGCTCGAAGGTGCTGGCCCGGTGGCAGCCGTCGTGGCTGCGTTACAGCCCGCTGAGCCTGTCCGGGCTGGTGATGGTCGCCGCGGCGGTGGGCGCGCTGCTGCAGAGCGGAGTCTGGGCGGCCCTGCAGGATTCGCCGGTGACCGGCTCCTGGGTGCTGGCCGCCGAACGGTTCGGCGTCCAGCAGGGCATCGCGGTGCTGGCCGCCCTGCTGGTGGTGATCTCGATGCTGTTGGCCGTGCTGCGCTCGTTGGTGACCTACGGAAACCTGGTGCTGTCCAGGCGTTCCGGTGCGCACGGCGACGTGCTGGCGCTGAGCTACGGCATGCTGCGGGTGCGCGAGCACAACTACGACATGCGTCGGCTGCGTGGCGGCACCCTGCGTCGACCGCTGCTGGTGCGTCTGTTCGGCGGCGCCCGGCTGGATGCGGCGATGACCGGTGTCAACGGTGAAGGCGAGTCCTCGATCCTGTTGCCGCCCTGTCCCCGCGCCACCGCCGAGGAGGTGCTGACCGGATTGGTGGGAGATCGGGTGGTGGTCGCCGGCCCACTGCGCCGGCACGGCCCGGCGGCCACCCGTAGGCGCTGGACCCGGGCCCTGCTGCTGCCGGCGGCGGCAGGGATCGGTCTGCTCGTCGCGCAGGTGGTCGGAGTGGCCCCGTCCTGGGGTTGGCCGACGTGGGCGGCATTGACGGTGGGCGCGGCGCTGCTGGCCGCCGACCGGGTGCGAGCCCTGGGGCATCGGGTCGACTCGCGGTGGCTGACCGCCCGTACCGGCAGTTGGGAGCAGCGCCGGTACTGCATCGAAACCGCGGGCATCGTCGGCTGGACGGTCCGACAGAGCTGGTTTCAGCGCCGGGCCGGGGTGGCCACCCTGATCGCGGCGACCGCCGCGGGCGTCAAGGCCTACCGGGTGATCGACGTGCCCGCGGAGTGGGCCTGGTCGGTGGCGGCCGAAGCCTCGCCGTGGGTGGCGGGCAGTCACTGGGTGCGCTAG
- the glp gene encoding gephyrin-like molybdotransferase Glp has product MRSVEEHQRAVADLIQGRPPITVPLSDAEGLVLAADVIAPISLPVFDNSGMDGYAVLADDIASATPEAPVRLPVTEDIPAGRTDIPTLTPGTAHRIMTGAPLPYGADGVIPVESTDGGVDTVAISAATARGRHIRRAGGDVAEGSTVLWAGQRVSAPAAGLVSALGLAELTVRPRQRVLVISTGTELIKPGTPLQPGQIYESNGVMLAAAVREAGAEVVGAVTVADDTAAFTGVLDRYGVRDGAVDLIITSGGVSAGAYEVVKDVFGRDGDQGVHFVKVAMQPGMPQGIGRVGHAAIVTLPGNPVSAQVSFEVFVRPALRRAMDLPHPERPRRTAVLSEKLVSPAGKRQFRRGLLDYETGTVTNYGPPASHHLRYLASANCLLDIADEVTELPPGTEVEVWDLTG; this is encoded by the coding sequence ATGCGTTCCGTCGAAGAGCACCAGCGGGCCGTCGCCGACCTGATCCAGGGCCGCCCGCCGATCACGGTCCCCCTGTCCGACGCCGAGGGCCTGGTGCTGGCCGCCGACGTGATCGCTCCGATCTCACTGCCGGTCTTCGACAACTCCGGCATGGACGGTTACGCGGTGCTGGCCGACGACATCGCCTCGGCAACTCCCGAAGCGCCGGTGCGGTTGCCGGTGACCGAGGACATCCCGGCCGGGCGCACCGACATCCCGACGCTGACGCCGGGCACCGCGCACCGCATCATGACCGGCGCACCGCTGCCCTACGGCGCGGACGGGGTGATCCCGGTCGAGTCCACCGACGGCGGTGTGGACACCGTGGCGATCAGCGCCGCCACCGCCCGGGGTCGCCACATCCGCCGGGCCGGCGGCGACGTCGCCGAGGGCTCGACGGTGCTGTGGGCCGGGCAACGGGTCAGCGCGCCAGCCGCCGGGCTGGTCTCGGCGCTGGGCCTGGCCGAACTCACCGTGCGTCCCCGGCAGCGGGTGCTGGTCATCTCCACCGGCACCGAGCTGATCAAGCCGGGCACACCGCTGCAACCGGGCCAGATCTACGAATCCAACGGGGTGATGCTGGCCGCCGCGGTCCGCGAGGCCGGCGCCGAGGTGGTGGGCGCGGTCACCGTCGCCGACGACACCGCCGCGTTCACCGGGGTGCTGGACCGTTACGGCGTGCGCGACGGCGCGGTGGATCTGATCATCACCAGCGGCGGGGTCAGCGCCGGCGCCTACGAGGTGGTCAAGGACGTCTTCGGCCGTGACGGCGACCAGGGCGTGCACTTCGTCAAGGTGGCGATGCAGCCCGGCATGCCGCAGGGCATCGGTCGGGTCGGGCATGCCGCGATCGTGACGCTGCCCGGCAACCCGGTCAGCGCCCAGGTGTCCTTCGAGGTCTTCGTGCGGCCGGCGCTGCGCCGCGCCATGGATCTCCCCCATCCGGAGCGCCCGCGCCGCACCGCGGTGCTCAGCGAGAAGCTGGTGTCGCCGGCCGGCAAGCGGCAGTTCCGTCGCGGCCTGCTCGACTACGAGACCGGGACGGTCACCAACTACGGCCCGCCGGCCTCCCATCACCTGCGGTACCTGGCGTCGGCGAACTGTCTGCTGGACATCGCCGACGAAGTGACCGAATTGCCGCCGGGGACCGAGGTGGAGGTCTGGGACCTGACCGGGTGA
- the pssA gene encoding CDP-diacylglycerol--serine O-phosphatidyltransferase codes for MTKSALPDRATDRPRVGLHILPSSMTVLAICAGLTSIKYALDGQPHLAMALIAAAAILDGLDGRVARILDAESRMGAEIDSLADAVDFGVAPAVVIYVTLLSTQPAGWIVVLLYAVCVVLRLARFNTLLDDATLPAYTREFFVGMPAPAGAITLLGLLAAKLQFGEGWWTSQWFTCAWVVGTSMMLVSRIPMRKMHAVAVPPHLAAVLLAVLALVAAAAFLFPYVLVLVLIVAYLCTIPFSIRSQRWVAAHPEAWEDAPKERRAARRAIRRAQPSRRPGVRRIRRPNGQSMARLRLRKPGR; via the coding sequence ATGACGAAGTCAGCCCTCCCGGACCGCGCCACGGACCGCCCCCGGGTGGGGCTGCACATCCTGCCCAGTTCCATGACGGTGCTGGCGATCTGCGCCGGCCTGACCTCGATCAAGTACGCCCTGGACGGGCAGCCGCACCTGGCGATGGCCCTGATCGCGGCGGCGGCCATCCTCGACGGCCTGGACGGGCGGGTGGCGCGGATCCTCGACGCCGAGTCCCGGATGGGCGCCGAGATCGATTCGCTGGCCGACGCGGTCGACTTCGGGGTGGCGCCGGCGGTGGTGATCTATGTGACGCTGCTGTCCACGCAGCCGGCGGGCTGGATCGTGGTGCTGCTGTATGCGGTCTGTGTGGTGCTGCGCCTGGCCCGCTTCAACACGCTGCTCGACGACGCCACCCTGCCCGCCTACACCCGGGAGTTCTTCGTCGGGATGCCGGCGCCGGCCGGGGCGATCACGCTGCTGGGCCTGCTGGCCGCCAAGCTGCAGTTCGGCGAGGGTTGGTGGACGTCGCAGTGGTTCACCTGCGCCTGGGTGGTGGGGACCTCGATGATGCTGGTCAGCCGGATCCCGATGCGCAAGATGCACGCGGTGGCGGTGCCGCCGCATCTGGCGGCGGTGCTGCTGGCGGTGCTGGCCCTGGTGGCGGCCGCGGCGTTCCTGTTCCCCTACGTGCTGGTGCTGGTGCTGATCGTGGCCTACCTGTGCACCATTCCGTTCTCGATCCGCAGCCAGCGCTGGGTGGCGGCGCATCCGGAGGCCTGGGAGGACGCCCCCAAAGAACGACGCGCCGCCCGGCGGGCGATCCGCCGGGCGCAGCCGAGTCGCCGTCCCGGGGTACGGCGCATCCGGCGGCCCAACGGGCAGTCGATGGCCCGGCTGCGGCTGCGCAAACCCGGGCGGTAG